One Pseudomonadales bacterium genomic region harbors:
- the lexA gene encoding repressor LexA, which yields MMKLTARQQQVLDLIKQYISNTGFPPTRADIASELGFKSPNAAEEHLKALARKGAIEIIPGASRGIRIPQDTAELGIPIVGKVAAGDPIMSEANIEDHCDMPHEFFRPTADYLLRVAGDSMIEVGIFDGDLLAVHNTQSVREGDIIVARVDDEVTVKRLKYGKQKHILYLLPENQDYQPIEVDLSQQSFTIEGLSVGVIRQQLH from the coding sequence ATGATGAAACTCACCGCTAGGCAACAACAAGTATTAGATCTGATCAAACAGTATATTAGCAATACAGGTTTCCCACCAACTCGTGCAGATATTGCTAGCGAGTTAGGTTTTAAATCCCCTAATGCTGCTGAAGAACACCTAAAAGCGCTGGCACGCAAAGGCGCGATTGAAATTATTCCAGGTGCCTCGCGCGGTATTCGCATTCCACAAGACACTGCCGAACTTGGCATTCCTATTGTCGGCAAGGTGGCTGCCGGCGACCCCATCATGTCAGAGGCAAATATCGAAGATCATTGCGATATGCCGCATGAGTTTTTTCGCCCCACAGCTGATTATTTACTGCGGGTTGCTGGCGACAGCATGATTGAAGTGGGTATTTTTGATGGCGACCTACTGGCAGTGCATAACACCCAGAGTGTACGTGAAGGCGATATCATTGTGGCTAGGGTTGACGATGAAGTAACGGTTAAACGCTTAAAATACGGCAAGCAAAAACACATCCTCTACTTGCTTCCGGAAAATCAAGACTATCAGCCGATTGAGGTCGACCTAAGTCAGCAGTCATTTACTATTGAAGGTTTAAGTGTCGGCGTTATACGCCAACAACTGCATTAA
- a CDS encoding mechanosensitive ion channel family protein has translation MFESISQWFSSHQTLAIQVFAILFVALVVNYFIQRMFRGLAKQLDKTKTVWDNILAASIAKPLAYFIALIGLIFALELIQHQQPSALLAKLLEFENLAVLVLLAWFCIRFVKQAEQAFSKTIDDPHELTTIVAIAKLARLAILITVALMAMQSLGYSIQGVLAFGGIGGIAIGFAAKDLLANFFGGLMIYLDRPFVVGDWVRSPDRELEGTVEHIGWRLTIIRTFDKRPLYIPNAVFSNIAIENPSRMSNRRIYETIGLRYDDAAKVDVIIKDVKRMLAENDDIDNSQTVIVNFNAFGASSLDFFIYAYTKTTDWVTYHHVKQSVLMQVLDIVAAHQAEVAFPTSTLHIQSDTVDNSQAEGSSLAGHKSA, from the coding sequence ATGTTTGAATCGATTTCACAGTGGTTTTCAAGCCATCAAACGCTTGCGATACAGGTTTTTGCTATTTTATTTGTTGCCTTGGTGGTTAATTATTTTATTCAGCGCATGTTTAGGGGACTAGCCAAGCAGTTAGATAAAACTAAAACCGTTTGGGATAATATTTTGGCTGCCAGTATTGCAAAACCGTTAGCCTATTTTATTGCCTTAATCGGCTTGATTTTTGCGCTTGAACTTATCCAACATCAGCAGCCCAGCGCTTTGCTGGCAAAATTATTAGAGTTTGAAAACTTAGCCGTTTTAGTCTTATTGGCATGGTTTTGTATTCGTTTTGTAAAGCAGGCCGAACAAGCGTTTTCGAAAACCATTGATGACCCGCACGAGCTCACCACCATTGTTGCAATTGCTAAATTGGCTCGCCTTGCCATTTTGATTACCGTTGCCTTAATGGCGATGCAGTCGCTGGGCTACTCAATTCAGGGGGTGCTGGCCTTTGGCGGTATCGGTGGTATTGCTATCGGTTTTGCCGCAAAAGATTTATTAGCTAATTTTTTCGGCGGCCTTATGATTTACTTAGACCGTCCTTTCGTGGTCGGTGATTGGGTGCGCTCACCAGATCGCGAATTAGAGGGCACAGTTGAGCATATAGGCTGGCGACTCACAATTATTAGAACATTTGATAAACGCCCCTTGTATATTCCTAATGCTGTGTTCAGTAATATTGCCATCGAAAACCCATCGCGCATGTCTAATCGACGGATTTATGAAACCATTGGCCTACGCTATGATGATGCAGCAAAGGTGGATGTAATTATTAAAGATGTAAAACGCATGCTGGCTGAGAATGATGACATTGATAACAGCCAAACCGTGATTGTGAACTTCAATGCTTTTGGCGCATCATCATTAGACTTTTTCATTTATGCCTACACCAAAACGACTGACTGGGTGACCTATCACCATGTTAAACAATCTGTTTTGATGCAAGTGTTAGATATAGTTGCCGCGCATCAAGCTGAGGTGGCATTTCCCACCTCAACCTTGCATATACAATCGGATACAGTCGACAATTCTCAAGCTGAAGGCTCAAGCTTGGCAGGTCATAAAAGCGCTTAG